A single genomic interval of Fimbriimonadaceae bacterium harbors:
- a CDS encoding DUF1957 domain-containing protein — protein sequence MPVGRFMLVLHSHMPYVLSHGKSPHGTDWLNESAVECYLPILDALDRLRNQGVKPRWTINVTPILAEQLDDEAFKAGFEEYCEEKIQYAIRDQEDFRAKNELWMEGLAAMWQRLFTKALVAFKHQWFRSITGAFQSFEEDGCVELITCGATHGYFPLLGTDESVQAQVKLAVASHEKRFGKKPRGIWLPECAYRPGYAWKAPAGTDESVWDRKDVSEFLKENGIEYFFVDSHMIRGGEPLGTYWQKFPQLAELFARSKQLFTPPAEYRSEYEHYALPNGTVCFSRDPESTVKVWSGDVGYPGDEHYLEFHKQLYPGRHRYWRISPEKGDLGKKQPYDPWAAFENIGDHAADFVNIVKGTLGHYRGQSGRPGTLVAMYDTELFGHWWWEGPEFLYEMGRRMAADPDIQQASGGDVLDEEPARHMIHLPEGSWGEGGYHSVWLNPDNHWTWDKLYPAQKTMRTMAQTMAHGPAKEIVTQAARELLLAEASDWQFLISTWAARDYAEVRFDDHIERFTRLAGMAERVHKGGVLTGEEDAFLADCQHKDAPFPDLDLSYWARLDHPLPATTVPFS from the coding sequence ATGCCAGTCGGCAGGTTCATGCTCGTCCTCCACTCGCACATGCCCTATGTGCTGAGCCACGGCAAGAGCCCCCACGGCACGGACTGGTTGAACGAGAGCGCGGTCGAGTGCTACCTGCCCATCCTTGACGCCCTCGACCGCCTGCGAAACCAAGGGGTCAAGCCCCGATGGACGATCAATGTCACGCCGATCTTGGCCGAGCAGTTGGACGACGAGGCGTTCAAGGCCGGTTTCGAGGAGTACTGCGAGGAGAAGATCCAGTACGCCATCCGCGACCAGGAAGACTTCCGCGCCAAGAACGAGCTCTGGATGGAGGGTCTTGCCGCGATGTGGCAGCGCCTGTTCACCAAGGCCCTGGTCGCGTTCAAGCACCAGTGGTTCAGGAGCATCACCGGGGCCTTCCAGAGTTTCGAGGAGGACGGTTGCGTCGAGCTCATCACCTGTGGCGCGACCCACGGCTACTTTCCCTTGCTCGGCACCGACGAGAGCGTCCAAGCCCAGGTCAAGCTGGCGGTCGCCTCACACGAGAAACGGTTTGGCAAAAAGCCTCGCGGCATCTGGCTGCCTGAATGCGCATACCGCCCGGGATACGCCTGGAAAGCTCCGGCGGGGACGGACGAGTCGGTCTGGGACCGCAAGGACGTCAGTGAGTTCCTGAAAGAGAACGGGATCGAGTACTTCTTCGTCGACAGCCACATGATCCGGGGCGGCGAGCCCCTGGGGACGTACTGGCAGAAATTCCCCCAGCTCGCCGAGTTGTTCGCCCGCAGCAAGCAGCTGTTCACCCCACCCGCCGAGTACCGCAGCGAATACGAACACTACGCGCTGCCCAACGGGACGGTGTGCTTCAGCCGCGACCCCGAATCGACGGTCAAGGTCTGGTCAGGCGACGTCGGTTACCCGGGCGACGAACATTATCTGGAGTTTCACAAGCAGCTCTATCCGGGAAGGCACCGCTATTGGCGTATCAGTCCGGAGAAGGGCGACCTCGGCAAAAAGCAGCCGTACGACCCGTGGGCGGCGTTCGAGAACATCGGCGACCATGCCGCCGACTTTGTGAACATCGTCAAGGGCACGCTTGGCCATTACCGAGGCCAATCGGGGCGCCCGGGGACCCTGGTGGCGATGTACGACACGGAACTCTTCGGCCACTGGTGGTGGGAAGGGCCGGAGTTCCTCTACGAGATGGGCCGCCGGATGGCCGCCGACCCCGACATCCAACAGGCTAGCGGGGGCGACGTGCTCGACGAGGAACCGGCCCGGCATATGATCCACCTTCCCGAGGGCAGTTGGGGCGAAGGGGGTTACCACTCGGTGTGGCTGAACCCCGACAACCACTGGACGTGGGACAAGCTCTATCCGGCCCAAAAGACGATGCGGACGATGGCCCAGACCATGGCCCACGGGCCGGCCAAGGAGATCGTCACCCAGGCGGCACGCGAGCTCCTGCTCGCCGAGGCTTCGGACTGGCAGTTCCTCATTTCGACCTGGGCCGCACGTGACTACGCCGAAGTCCGCTTTGACGACCACATCGAACGGTTCACTCGGCTCGCCGGCATGGCCGAACGTGTCCATAAGGGCGGCGTGTTGACCGGCGAGGAAGATGCTTTCCTTGCCGATTGCCAGCACAAAGACGCCCCGTTCCCCGACCTGGACCTCTCGTACTGGGCCAGGCTTGACCACCCGCTACCGGCGACGACCGTCCCGTTCTCATGA
- a CDS encoding WD40 repeat domain-containing protein produces the protein MLTTLALASTLAMGQVSVSVSLYASYDNLKLTSVSPGNSGGSFIAGLENGEVKVMDSAKKESIATVTAFESSVQAAAISPDGGTVVIGDDLGRIYLVKVRGGQKLITYPREKGHGRGIQSIAFSPGGTQFATIARDDTLRVWNKKGGDPVAIVNGDGANFYGLAYSPAGSIYVGTLSEGIRIYTAKGDLAATLTNPTGEGSNFFAMNKSARVGLSCSRSGRVYVWDLARRKYRGVLEGHQDYVKGASVSPNGKIGATSSSDGTVKVWDLTTLKCLGTYNDMASPCPLAFTPDGKYLAAANAGDSMQIFSVRPGQGR, from the coding sequence ATGTTGACAACCCTTGCACTGGCCTCGACCCTCGCCATGGGGCAGGTCTCCGTTTCGGTCAGCCTCTACGCGAGTTATGACAACCTCAAACTGACCTCCGTCTCTCCCGGCAACTCGGGCGGGTCGTTCATTGCCGGTCTGGAGAACGGTGAAGTCAAGGTGATGGACTCGGCCAAGAAAGAGTCCATTGCGACGGTGACCGCGTTCGAGAGCTCCGTCCAGGCGGCGGCGATCAGTCCGGACGGCGGCACGGTGGTCATCGGCGACGACCTCGGCCGGATCTACCTGGTCAAGGTGCGCGGGGGTCAAAAGCTGATCACCTACCCGAGGGAAAAGGGTCATGGCCGTGGCATCCAGTCCATTGCGTTCTCGCCCGGAGGGACGCAGTTCGCCACCATCGCCCGCGACGACACCCTTCGCGTCTGGAACAAGAAGGGTGGCGATCCCGTCGCCATCGTCAACGGCGACGGAGCCAACTTCTACGGTCTGGCCTATAGCCCCGCCGGCTCGATCTACGTCGGTACCCTGAGCGAGGGCATCCGGATCTACACCGCCAAGGGTGATTTGGCCGCGACGCTCACCAACCCCACCGGCGAAGGTTCCAACTTCTTTGCGATGAACAAGTCGGCCCGGGTCGGGCTGTCCTGCAGCCGCAGCGGCCGCGTTTATGTCTGGGACCTCGCGCGGCGGAAATATCGGGGAGTCCTCGAAGGCCACCAGGACTACGTGAAGGGAGCCTCGGTCTCACCTAACGGCAAGATCGGCGCGACCAGTTCTAGCGACGGGACGGTCAAGGTATGGGACCTGACCACGCTCAAGTGTCTGGGCACCTACAACGACATGGCGTCACCTTGCCCCCTTGCCTTCACGCCGGACGGCAAGTACCTGGCCGCCGCGAACGCAGGCGACTCGATGCAGATCTTTTCAGTCCGGCCCGGACAAGGCCGATAG
- a CDS encoding quinone-dependent dihydroorotate dehydrogenase: MSLYQGLLRPLLFRLDPETAHNLAVRAVESGLVRAPQAPASPRRLFGVDFPNVVGLAAGFDKDARAVDHWHKLGFGFVEVGSVTRHAQPGNPKPRLWRFPGQRALVNRMGFNNEGADAMANRLERADPRIPLGINIGKSKVTPADEAAEDYAFSFRRLKDFAAYVVVNVSSPNTPGLRGLQDKQPLTRILWRLREIDGAKPLFVKVAPDLGDGAYDDIAEVVHDFGLTGLVVSNTTVARPGMPPECPTEGGLSGEPLRPLADDALARFANLLPDAVLMGVGGVMGPADARRKLELGASLVQVYTGWVYGGPDFVPELVSALSTSIV, from the coding sequence ATGTCGCTTTATCAGGGTCTGTTGCGCCCCTTGCTGTTCCGGCTTGACCCCGAGACCGCCCACAACCTGGCGGTGCGGGCGGTCGAGTCGGGGCTGGTGCGTGCCCCCCAGGCCCCTGCGTCCCCGCGCCGCCTGTTCGGCGTTGACTTCCCCAACGTCGTCGGTCTGGCCGCCGGGTTTGACAAGGACGCCCGGGCCGTCGACCATTGGCACAAGCTCGGGTTTGGCTTTGTCGAAGTCGGGTCGGTCACACGCCATGCCCAACCGGGGAACCCGAAGCCGCGCCTGTGGCGGTTCCCCGGACAGCGGGCCCTCGTGAACCGGATGGGGTTCAACAACGAGGGGGCGGACGCGATGGCCAACCGGCTGGAGCGGGCGGACCCCCGGATCCCTCTGGGCATCAACATCGGCAAGTCCAAGGTGACGCCGGCTGACGAGGCGGCCGAGGACTACGCGTTCTCGTTCCGCCGCCTCAAAGACTTTGCCGCGTACGTCGTGGTCAATGTCAGTTCTCCCAACACGCCGGGCCTGCGCGGACTGCAGGACAAGCAGCCCCTGACCCGGATATTGTGGCGGCTCCGCGAGATCGACGGGGCGAAGCCGCTTTTTGTCAAGGTCGCCCCGGACCTGGGCGACGGCGCCTATGACGACATCGCCGAAGTGGTCCACGACTTCGGGTTGACCGGCCTCGTCGTCTCCAACACCACGGTGGCCCGGCCGGGGATGCCGCCGGAATGTCCGACCGAAGGAGGGCTGAGCGGGGAGCCGTTGCGGCCGCTTGCCGACGACGCCCTGGCCCGCTTCGCAAACTTGTTGCCGGACGCCGTCCTCATGGGGGTCGGTGGCGTCATGGGCCCGGCGGATGCCCGCCGGAAGCTGGAGCTTGGCGCGTCCCTGGTGCAGGTTTACACCGGCTGGGTCTACGGCGGGCCCGACTTCGTCCCTGAGTTGGTCAGCGCCTTGTCGACGTCCATCGTCTAG
- a CDS encoding DUF2071 domain-containing protein, which produces MAPSVDLSLRSRPPRPVGEAPVMFQRWVDLTFLHWEVPADDLRRVLPPGLDVDTFEGKAYIGVVPFRMVDVRPRLCPAVPGLSHFLETNVRTYVHRAGQAPGVWFFSLDAANRVGAWLGRQWFKLPYHYARLSMESVSDGGLVYRGRRAAAPSARYEVHVSGDGPVRPAQVGTLEQFLVERYLLYTHQAGRLVSGQVWHEPYRVRQVSADLVSETLVQSAGLAHPETTPLAHYSPGVDVEVFRLRQDGPTAR; this is translated from the coding sequence ATGGCCCCGTCCGTGGACTTGAGCCTGCGGTCTCGGCCACCGCGACCGGTCGGCGAGGCTCCCGTCATGTTCCAACGGTGGGTCGATCTGACGTTCCTCCATTGGGAAGTCCCGGCGGACGACCTCCGCCGCGTGCTCCCGCCCGGGCTTGACGTCGACACCTTTGAGGGCAAAGCCTACATCGGGGTCGTGCCGTTCCGGATGGTGGACGTGAGGCCCCGTCTCTGTCCTGCGGTCCCTGGCCTGAGCCACTTCTTGGAGACTAACGTCCGCACCTACGTCCATCGGGCGGGCCAGGCGCCCGGCGTGTGGTTCTTCAGCCTCGACGCCGCCAACCGCGTCGGGGCGTGGCTGGGTCGCCAATGGTTCAAGCTGCCGTACCATTACGCCCGTCTGTCCATGGAAAGCGTCTCCGACGGTGGTCTGGTCTACCGTGGCAGGCGGGCTGCCGCGCCCTCGGCCCGTTACGAGGTGCATGTCTCCGGCGACGGGCCGGTGCGGCCAGCCCAGGTGGGGACACTGGAGCAGTTTCTCGTCGAGCGCTACCTCCTTTACACCCACCAAGCGGGCCGGCTGGTGTCCGGCCAGGTGTGGCACGAGCCGTACCGCGTCCGGCAAGTGTCGGCGGACCTGGTCAGCGAGACCCTGGTGCAATCAGCCGGCCTGGCCCATCCCGAGACGACACCCCTGGCCCACTACTCTCCCGGGGTCGACGTGGAGGTCTTCCGTCTGAGACAGGACGGCCCCACGGCCAGGTGA
- a CDS encoding MBL fold metallo-hydrolase yields the protein MTAAVATVLGSGTSNGVPSLGKEYPAAFLADPRNHRLRSSLLLRGPTGNVLVDCGPDLRTQLLRAGCLDLECVLVTHGHADHIMGMDDLRAFCLKYQEPMTVYANKATQEDVRRIFPYAFAAFPDGVFVPRFELRDAPDVLEAGGMRIEVFPVEHGPLECLAVKVGGFAYLTDVSRIPEESMGRLRGLDTLVLDAVRFRPHPNHFHFDRAVEVALELGARTTYFTHLCDDYDHAETEARLPAQIKLAYDGLDIPLETSR from the coding sequence ATGACGGCGGCGGTCGCGACGGTGTTGGGCAGCGGCACCAGTAACGGCGTCCCGAGCCTAGGCAAGGAGTATCCCGCCGCGTTCTTGGCCGACCCGCGCAACCACCGCTTGCGGTCCTCGCTGCTTTTGCGCGGGCCGACCGGAAACGTGTTGGTGGACTGCGGGCCGGACCTGCGCACCCAACTCCTGCGCGCCGGGTGCCTTGACTTGGAATGCGTCCTTGTCACCCACGGCCATGCCGACCACATCATGGGGATGGACGACCTCCGTGCGTTTTGCCTGAAGTACCAAGAGCCGATGACGGTTTACGCGAACAAGGCGACCCAAGAGGACGTCCGCCGGATCTTCCCGTACGCCTTCGCCGCCTTTCCCGACGGGGTCTTCGTCCCGCGGTTCGAGTTGCGTGACGCCCCCGACGTCTTGGAGGCGGGCGGGATGCGCATCGAGGTCTTTCCCGTCGAACACGGGCCGTTGGAGTGCCTGGCCGTCAAGGTGGGCGGATTCGCGTACCTGACCGACGTCAGCCGGATCCCGGAGGAGTCGATGGGGCGCCTGCGCGGCTTGGACACCCTGGTCCTCGACGCCGTGCGGTTCCGTCCGCACCCTAACCATTTTCATTTCGACCGGGCCGTCGAGGTCGCCTTGGAACTGGGCGCCCGCACCACCTATTTCACCCACTTGTGCGACGACTACGACCACGCGGAGACGGAGGCGAGGCTCCCCGCTCAGATCAAGTTGGCGTACGACGGCCTTGATATTCCACTTGAGACGTCCAGGTAG
- a CDS encoding GNAT family N-acetyltransferase, giving the protein MVKGYEGKLVRLVPLDRERHFENCYRWINDPEVCENLLLDPPTTRAQEEAWFASACAGDRQTVFAIETLEGVHVGTSGIHNIDFRNGRANTGSYIAEPRERGKGYGTDAARVRAMYCFDILGLRLLTSSYMDHNAGSKRMQEKSGYVEHGRLPSGCWKRGRYVDEVLTHLTRERYLELRGQW; this is encoded by the coding sequence ATGGTCAAGGGTTACGAAGGCAAGTTGGTGCGTCTGGTCCCACTTGACCGGGAGCGCCACTTCGAGAACTGTTACCGGTGGATCAACGACCCCGAGGTGTGCGAAAACCTCCTTCTTGACCCACCGACCACCCGCGCCCAGGAGGAAGCCTGGTTCGCGTCTGCCTGCGCGGGCGACCGCCAGACCGTCTTTGCCATCGAGACCCTGGAGGGCGTCCACGTCGGCACCTCTGGAATCCATAACATCGACTTCAGGAACGGCCGCGCTAACACGGGCAGTTACATCGCCGAGCCACGCGAGAGGGGCAAGGGCTACGGCACCGACGCGGCGCGGGTCCGTGCCATGTACTGCTTTGACATCCTGGGCCTGCGTCTCCTGACCAGCAGCTATATGGACCACAACGCCGGTTCCAAACGCATGCAGGAGAAGTCGGGCTATGTCGAGCATGGCCGGTTGCCGTCCGGCTGCTGGAAGCGTGGACGCTACGTCGACGAAGTGCTGACCCACCTCACCCGCGAAAGGTACTTGGAACTACGCGGCCAGTGGTAG
- a CDS encoding Rne/Rng family ribonuclease: MRKPSSRAKKPSVRTSKTVAAKRDASKRPDEIEILVNCSSRETRIAVLEDRQLMEYRVEREERVVGSIFKGIVQNVLPGMDAAFVDIGLERNAFLYVGDIIPEDNTDNSPASVRRSELRRRKIKELIRPGQELMVQVTKGPRGTKGARVTTRISLPGRYVVLMPEGNHVGVSRKIEDRRERDRLKKLGDALIPDGFGLILRTECEQRTEAELRADIQFLQQLWSQVLEQAKRLRAPAVVHRDQTLLYRTIRDIFGEEIDKLVIDDPEEYEKVSLVAGMVAPKLLDKIALYDKEQPIFDHYNIEKDLDQLLEHKVWLRSGGYLIIDETEALTAIDVNTGKQVGSTSLSDTILKANMEAADEAARQLRLRDMGGIIVVDFIDMESADDKKKVLDHFEKVLAKDRARTRVGRISSLGLVEITRKRTGESVTEAITHTCPTCEGRGRIPSTDTVSVWIEREMRRRLREPGNAFYVECHPAVVEALIGGDGEFIEELEHDLKRGLYIRANVDFEIDEFEIIGGSIEEMDSTHMGYRRAQVLEANIRRSAVEGTDKAIGWTDQGFYVELLDGRDLIGQRAKIVLQDIRRSYAVADVIVSGSKRQG, encoded by the coding sequence ATGAGAAAACCATCGTCGAGGGCCAAGAAGCCCTCCGTGCGCACATCCAAGACCGTCGCGGCGAAGCGCGACGCCTCCAAGCGACCCGACGAGATCGAAATCCTCGTCAACTGCAGTTCCCGCGAGACCCGCATCGCCGTCCTTGAGGACCGCCAGCTCATGGAGTACCGGGTCGAGCGGGAAGAACGCGTGGTCGGCAGCATCTTCAAGGGCATCGTCCAGAACGTCCTCCCGGGGATGGACGCCGCCTTCGTCGACATCGGCCTGGAGCGCAACGCCTTCCTGTACGTCGGCGACATCATCCCCGAGGACAACACGGACAACAGCCCGGCGAGCGTGCGCCGGTCTGAGTTGCGCCGCCGGAAGATCAAGGAGTTGATCCGCCCGGGCCAGGAACTGATGGTCCAGGTGACCAAGGGGCCGCGCGGCACCAAGGGCGCGCGTGTCACCACCCGCATCAGCCTGCCGGGCCGTTACGTCGTGCTGATGCCCGAGGGCAACCACGTCGGGGTCAGCCGCAAGATCGAGGACAGACGTGAACGCGACCGGCTGAAGAAGCTCGGCGACGCGCTGATCCCCGACGGCTTCGGGCTGATCCTGCGCACCGAGTGCGAGCAGCGCACCGAGGCGGAACTTCGGGCCGACATCCAGTTCCTCCAGCAGTTGTGGAGCCAAGTGCTGGAGCAGGCCAAGCGCCTTCGGGCGCCCGCGGTGGTCCACCGCGACCAGACCTTGCTCTACCGCACGATCCGCGACATCTTTGGCGAGGAGATCGACAAGCTGGTCATCGACGACCCCGAGGAGTACGAGAAGGTCAGCTTGGTCGCCGGCATGGTCGCCCCCAAACTGCTTGACAAGATCGCGCTCTACGACAAGGAGCAACCGATCTTTGACCACTACAACATCGAGAAGGACCTGGACCAACTGCTGGAGCACAAGGTTTGGCTCCGCAGCGGCGGGTACTTGATCATCGACGAGACCGAAGCGCTGACCGCGATCGACGTCAACACGGGCAAGCAGGTCGGCTCGACTTCGCTGAGCGACACGATCCTCAAGGCCAACATGGAGGCGGCCGACGAGGCGGCCCGCCAGCTCCGGCTGCGCGACATGGGCGGCATCATCGTCGTCGACTTCATCGACATGGAGAGTGCCGACGACAAGAAGAAGGTCCTCGACCACTTCGAGAAAGTGCTTGCCAAAGACCGCGCCCGGACCCGCGTGGGGCGCATCTCGTCGCTGGGCCTGGTCGAGATCACCCGCAAACGCACCGGTGAAAGCGTCACCGAGGCGATCACCCACACCTGCCCGACGTGCGAAGGCCGGGGCCGCATCCCCAGCACCGACACGGTCAGCGTCTGGATCGAGCGCGAGATGCGCCGTCGTCTGCGCGAGCCGGGCAACGCCTTCTACGTCGAATGCCATCCGGCCGTCGTCGAGGCCCTGATCGGAGGCGACGGAGAGTTCATCGAGGAGTTGGAGCACGACCTCAAGCGAGGGCTCTACATCCGCGCCAACGTGGATTTCGAGATCGACGAGTTCGAGATCATCGGCGGCAGCATCGAAGAGATGGACTCCACCCACATGGGCTATCGACGGGCCCAAGTGCTGGAAGCGAACATCCGCCGGTCGGCGGTCGAGGGCACGGACAAGGCGATCGGATGGACCGACCAAGGCTTCTATGTCGAACTCCTGGACGGCCGCGACTTGATCGGCCAACGGGCGAAGATCGTCCTGCAGGACATCCGACGGTCATATGCCGTCGCCGACGTCATCGTGTCGGGTTCGAAGCGCCAGGGCTAA
- a CDS encoding YchF family ATPase produces the protein MKVAVIGFSQSGKTTLYRAASRGQAKGDVTAVPVPDPRFDTIVAQVKPKKQTPATVILHDDLDPVQGGAQKMFSQRFLDEARKADVYLHVVRAFESPTSAYHDDVNPQRDLEAVDVEMIVTDLGVVENRLERLKKSQNVKTSGHPDMQEQVLFSRIKEPLENGTPMRDMEFDEEELKIVRNYQFLSAKPTVLAFNVGEDEAATPGPAVAKLIAEQMAKGTQAFAVSATIEEEIAQLDAADQPEFLESLGLEEPASHRVVQAVYDALGLLTFFTAGENDTRAWPLKRGSNALKAAGTIHNDIAKGFIRAEVVHYADYVEAGSLDAAYKANKMHLEGKEYVIQDGDLLHIRNKS, from the coding sequence GTGAAAGTCGCGGTGATCGGATTCAGCCAGTCGGGGAAGACGACGCTCTACCGCGCCGCCAGCCGAGGCCAGGCCAAGGGTGACGTGACCGCCGTCCCGGTGCCCGACCCACGGTTCGACACGATCGTCGCCCAGGTGAAGCCAAAGAAGCAGACCCCGGCCACGGTGATCCTTCACGACGACTTGGATCCGGTGCAGGGCGGAGCGCAGAAGATGTTCAGCCAGCGCTTCTTGGACGAGGCGCGAAAGGCGGACGTGTACCTGCACGTGGTCCGGGCGTTCGAGTCGCCCACCTCGGCCTACCACGACGACGTCAACCCCCAGCGAGACTTAGAGGCGGTGGACGTCGAGATGATCGTCACCGACCTCGGCGTCGTCGAGAACCGCTTGGAGCGGCTCAAGAAGTCGCAAAACGTGAAGACCTCGGGGCATCCGGACATGCAGGAGCAGGTGCTCTTCAGCCGGATCAAAGAGCCCCTGGAGAACGGCACCCCCATGCGGGACATGGAGTTCGACGAGGAGGAACTGAAGATCGTCCGCAACTACCAGTTCCTCTCCGCCAAACCGACGGTCCTCGCCTTCAACGTGGGGGAAGACGAGGCGGCCACGCCGGGCCCGGCAGTCGCCAAGCTGATCGCCGAGCAAATGGCCAAGGGGACGCAGGCGTTTGCCGTGTCCGCGACCATTGAGGAGGAGATCGCCCAACTCGACGCCGCCGACCAACCTGAGTTCCTGGAGAGCCTCGGCCTGGAGGAGCCGGCCAGCCACCGCGTCGTCCAAGCGGTGTACGACGCCTTGGGCCTCCTCACGTTCTTCACCGCGGGTGAGAACGACACCCGCGCATGGCCGCTCAAACGTGGCTCGAACGCCCTGAAGGCGGCAGGCACGATCCACAACGACATCGCCAAGGGCTTCATCCGCGCCGAGGTCGTGCACTACGCCGACTATGTGGAGGCGGGCTCTCTGGATGCCGCGTACAAGGCCAACAAGATGCATCTGGAAGGCAAGGAGTACGTCATCCAGGACGGTGACCTGCTCCATATCCGCAACAAGAGCTAG
- a CDS encoding ABC transporter permease has product MALAPANPVMSALTFVGECAIMLGDVAARLFRRPFEVGETFNQMAFVGVRSVPIVALTSMSSGAVIALYSAQLLVRYGASSLAGGTVALAVIRELAPVLAGIMVAARCGSAMAAQIGTMAVTEQVDALRSLNVHPTNYLVIPRIVAAVTMLPVLAVVGMYAGVAGGYLVAVPLGQVADGAFWSSVRQFTEVSDITGGMLKTVVFGFIVAVVACQQGLRTSGGAVGVGKATTNTVVITMVLIYVANYFLTAALFTR; this is encoded by the coding sequence ATGGCCCTCGCGCCCGCCAACCCGGTTATGTCCGCGCTGACCTTCGTCGGCGAGTGCGCCATCATGCTCGGCGACGTCGCGGCCAGACTCTTCCGCCGTCCGTTCGAAGTCGGAGAGACATTCAACCAAATGGCCTTTGTCGGGGTCCGCAGTGTGCCCATCGTCGCCCTGACCTCGATGTCCAGCGGCGCGGTCATCGCCCTCTACTCCGCCCAACTCCTCGTCCGCTACGGGGCGAGCAGCCTGGCCGGGGGCACCGTCGCCCTCGCCGTCATCCGCGAGCTGGCGCCCGTCCTCGCGGGGATCATGGTCGCCGCCCGGTGCGGCTCAGCAATGGCGGCCCAGATCGGCACGATGGCGGTCACCGAGCAGGTCGACGCCCTCCGAAGCCTTAACGTCCACCCCACCAACTACCTCGTCATCCCGCGGATCGTCGCAGCGGTGACGATGCTTCCCGTCTTGGCCGTCGTCGGCATGTACGCCGGGGTCGCGGGCGGCTACCTGGTCGCCGTCCCCCTCGGTCAAGTCGCCGACGGGGCGTTCTGGTCGTCGGTCCGCCAGTTCACCGAGGTCAGCGACATCACCGGCGGCATGCTCAAGACGGTCGTGTTCGGGTTCATCGTCGCGGTCGTCGCCTGCCAGCAAGGCTTGCGCACGTCGGGCGGAGCCGTCGGCGTAGGCAAGGCGACCACCAACACCGTCGTCATCACGATGGTCCTGATCTACGTCGCCAACTACTTCCTGACCGCGGCCCTGTTCACCCGGTGA